The following coding sequences are from one Malaciobacter pacificus window:
- a CDS encoding HU family DNA-binding protein: MNKAEFIDAVAAKAGLSKKDAKGAVDAVLDTITETLVKKESVSFIGFGTFTTADRAARTAKVPGTDKTVEVPATTVAKFKVGKALKEAVAK; encoded by the coding sequence ATGAACAAAGCGGAATTTATTGATGCAGTAGCAGCTAAAGCTGGTTTATCTAAAAAAGATGCAAAAGGTGCAGTTGACGCTGTATTAGATACAATTACTGAGACTTTAGTAAAAAAAGAATCTGTAAGTTTTATCGGATTTGGTACATTTACTACTGCTGATAGAGCTGCAAGAACTGCTAAAGTTCCAGGAACAGACAAAACTGTTGAAGTACCTGCTACTACTGTTGCAAAATTCAAAGTTGGTAAAGCTTTAAAAGAAGCTGTAGCTAAGTAA
- a CDS encoding helix-turn-helix domain-containing protein codes for MEELIPKRISFSLKELESLGFMKVSTAKKLIKENKLKSFKVGVKHFILREEVLRYIDENSCVSL; via the coding sequence ATGGAAGAACTAATACCAAAAAGAATATCATTTTCACTCAAAGAGTTAGAAAGTTTAGGATTTATGAAAGTTTCAACTGCAAAGAAGCTTATTAAAGAAAATAAACTAAAATCTTTTAAAGTTGGAGTGAAGCATTTTATTTTAAGAGAAGAGGTTCTTAGATATATTGATGAAAATAGTTGTGTGTCGCTTTGA
- a CDS encoding class II aldolase and adducin N-terminal domain-containing protein, whose amino-acid sequence MIDKATVDLLTKLSLTMFRKNFFGIYHGAISSKLDQNHFLINTSDAIFDEMTEKSFCTLNMNKKDYRWNMASIESHIHQTIYSNIHEAKYIAFGMPIYTTAYTFEHDNIQFEDFFGKTTFGNLKVYDPGDFSTWYQRNALEVTKYLKESSNNVMIVKGVGTYVYDRDVHQLVKKIAILENSCRLLSIKASFD is encoded by the coding sequence ATGATTGATAAAGCTACCGTTGATTTATTAACAAAACTTTCTCTTACTATGTTTAGAAAAAACTTCTTTGGTATTTACCATGGAGCAATCTCTTCAAAGTTAGATCAAAATCACTTTTTAATTAATACTTCAGATGCAATTTTTGATGAGATGACTGAGAAATCTTTTTGTACACTTAATATGAATAAAAAAGATTATAGATGGAATATGGCAAGTATTGAATCTCATATTCATCAAACGATTTATTCAAATATTCATGAAGCAAAATATATTGCGTTTGGAATGCCAATTTATACTACTGCCTACACTTTTGAACATGACAATATTCAATTTGAAGATTTCTTTGGAAAAACAACATTTGGGAACTTAAAAGTATATGATCCTGGAGATTTTTCCACTTGGTATCAAAGAAATGCTTTAGAAGTTACAAAGTATTTAAAAGAGTCATCAAATAATGTTATGATAGTAAAAGGTGTTGGTACCTATGTCTATGATAGAGACGTTCATCAACTAGTCAAAAAAATAGCTATTTTAGAGAATTCTTGCAGACTTTTAAGTATAAAAGCTTCATTTGATTAA
- the rsmH gene encoding 16S rRNA (cytosine(1402)-N(4))-methyltransferase RsmH, translating to MHIPHIPVLYQETIDAFKDINGGYIIDCTTGFGGHSNGILEQNQNINLICNDQDDEALAFSKNRLEKYSSRVTFNKGNFETVIDTFKDYDIKGVLADIGVSSLQLDKLERGFGFESEVLDMRMNQDNPLDASVVVNTYSQTDLERVFKEYGEVREYKKLASLIVNNRPFSSAKELSSFIASKMSKGKIHPATLPFQGIRIEVNDELGVLTRLFDSLEKAKLKDCTVAIISFHSLEDRIVKNYFKKWTKSCICPKEVFRCECGNNHALGKIITKKPIIPTKEEIKQNPRSRSSKLRIFKFD from the coding sequence ATGCACATACCTCATATACCAGTATTATATCAAGAAACAATTGATGCTTTTAAAGATATAAATGGCGGTTATATCATTGATTGTACTACAGGTTTTGGTGGACACAGTAATGGAATATTAGAACAAAATCAAAATATAAATTTAATTTGTAATGACCAAGATGATGAAGCTTTGGCTTTTTCAAAAAATAGATTAGAAAAATACTCTTCAAGGGTAACTTTCAATAAAGGAAACTTTGAAACAGTAATTGATACTTTTAAAGATTATGATATAAAAGGTGTTTTAGCTGATATTGGAGTATCTTCACTTCAACTTGACAAATTAGAGAGAGGTTTTGGTTTTGAAAGTGAAGTTTTAGATATGAGAATGAATCAAGATAATCCTTTGGATGCTTCTGTTGTAGTTAATACTTATTCTCAAACAGATTTAGAAAGAGTTTTTAAAGAGTATGGAGAAGTTAGAGAGTATAAAAAACTAGCTTCACTTATCGTAAATAATAGACCATTTTCATCTGCAAAAGAGTTGTCCTCTTTTATTGCAAGTAAAATGTCAAAAGGAAAAATTCATCCAGCTACTCTTCCTTTTCAAGGAATAAGAATAGAAGTAAATGATGAATTAGGTGTTTTAACTAGATTATTTGACTCATTAGAAAAAGCAAAATTAAAAGATTGTACGGTTGCTATTATCTCTTTTCATTCTTTAGAAGATAGAATTGTAAAAAACTATTTTAAAAAATGGACAAAATCATGTATTTGTCCAAAAGAAGTTTTTAGATGTGAATGTGGAAACAATCACGCTTTAGGAAAAATAATTACAAAAAAACCAATAATTCCAACAAAAGAAGAGATAAAACAAAACCCAAGAAGTAGAAGCTCAAAATTAAGGATATTTAAATTTGACTAG
- a CDS encoding virulence RhuM family protein: MDKLIRNSTAEFLIFTSQSGENSIEVKVFDESVWLTQAMIAELFEVQRPAITKHLKNIFESNELDEERVCSILEHTANDGKTYNTKYYNLDAIISVGYRVNSKKATQFRQWATSVLKEFAIKGFVLDKKRLENGSFLGKNYFDKLLEEIREIRLSERMFYQKITDIYATSVDYNKEDETTKKFFAKVQNKLHFAIHGHTAAELIYNRADSQKEHMGLTTWDNAPDGKILRTDVTIAKNYLSKDELDSLGRIVNAFLDLAESRAKRNIPMTMEDWAKRLDAFLEFDDREILQDNGKITKKIADEKAFSEFEKYRIVQDRLFMSDFDKLLLNIKNDED, translated from the coding sequence ATGGATAAACTTATACGAAACTCAACAGCAGAATTTTTGATATTTACTTCCCAAAGTGGTGAAAATAGTATCGAAGTGAAAGTTTTTGATGAATCTGTTTGGCTTACTCAAGCTATGATTGCAGAGCTTTTTGAAGTGCAACGACCAGCCATAACTAAACACTTGAAAAATATATTTGAAAGCAATGAATTAGATGAAGAAAGAGTATGTTCCATTTTGGAACACACTGCAAATGATGGCAAAACTTACAATACAAAATACTATAACCTTGATGCAATCATCTCTGTGGGATACAGGGTAAACTCAAAAAAAGCTACACAGTTTCGACAATGGGCTACAAGTGTACTAAAAGAGTTTGCCATTAAAGGATTTGTGCTAGATAAAAAACGACTTGAAAACGGCTCATTTTTAGGGAAAAACTATTTTGATAAACTCTTAGAAGAGATAAGAGAGATTCGTCTAAGCGAGCGGATGTTTTATCAAAAGATAACCGATATTTATGCCACAAGTGTCGATTATAACAAAGAAGATGAGACAACTAAAAAGTTTTTTGCAAAAGTTCAGAACAAACTTCACTTTGCTATACATGGACACACAGCAGCAGAGCTTATTTATAATCGTGCAGATAGTCAAAAAGAACATATGGGACTAACAACTTGGGATAATGCTCCAGATGGAAAAATACTGCGAACAGATGTAACTATCGCTAAAAATTATCTATCAAAAGATGAACTTGACTCACTTGGAAGAATCGTGAATGCCTTTTTAGACCTTGCAGAAAGTAGAGCTAAAAGAAACATCCCTATGACTATGGAAGATTGGGCAAAACGACTTGATGCATTTTTAGAGTTTGATGATAGAGAGATATTGCAAGACAATGGTAAAATCACTAAAAAAATAGCAGATGAAAAAGCTTTTAGTGAATTTGAAAAATATCGAATAGTACAAGATAGACTTTTTATGAGTGATTTTGATAAATTACTTTTGAATATAAAAAATGATGAGGATTGA